In Quercus robur chromosome 11, dhQueRobu3.1, whole genome shotgun sequence, the following proteins share a genomic window:
- the LOC126705882 gene encoding probable receptor-like protein kinase At1g49730 — translation MEAYSTPFLLGLLAFLGVQLPVIMAGDCPLNLTGSNLTLVASICSTNDDRGKCCRYINAFIAVSVAHHANATGNLGVTANLSETCLHSISETLGLYGVPKNATAFCGFGTKIPVNYVCEGRTTVTQMLQSPKFLDVTVNCKLPLSEDTNCRKCVNASITYLRQLVGAEDNTTLSTCRDATFTAIASQVDGVSVVEIASCFFGVQGLSNFPVPSPPSRTPEASPTPLVAASPNPLVLGTPLTKNHHHYRLTLIPGIGLAVTAAAVMMLVVLVFLIRRKSRELDGSEKLDKTSSKAFPPSWPARKFQEGPSSMFRKFSYKEIKKATGSFNTIIGRGGFGTVYKAQFSDGLVAAVKRMNKVSEQGDDDFCREIELLARLHHRHLVALRGFCIAKHERFLLYEYMANGSLKDHLHAPGRTPLSWRTRMQIAIDVANALEYLHFYCDPPLCHRDIKSSNILLDENFVAKVADFGLAHASKDGSICFEPVNTDIRGTPGYMDPEYIVSQELTEKSDVYSYGVLLLEIVTGRRAIQDNKNLVEWSQIYTTSESRLPELVDPCISDSFDLDQLQTLVSIVRWCTQREGRARPSIKQVLRLLYESSDPMQSGLLEAIEDEEYEGNEGRGRTSKGKIHRADAIFHSGDGRYLASSSSTSRSYCSRSFLLETGSPQSPHNILSI, via the exons ATGGAAGCTTACTCGACGCCGTTTTTGCTGGGTCTGCTAGCATTTCTTGGAGTGCAGCTTCCTGTAATCATGGCGGGTG ATTGCCCCTTAAATTTGACTGGATCTAACCTCACTCTGGTGGCCTCAATATGCTCTACTAACGATGACAGAGGAAAGTGTTGCCGCTACATCAATGCTTTTATTGCAGTTTCTGTTGCTCACCATGCAAATGCCACAGGCAACCTAGGGGTTACTGCAAATTTATCTGAAACCTGCCTACATTCCATATCAGAAACCTTGGGACTGTATGGAGTTCCAAAAAATGCAACAGcattttgtgggtttgggaCAAAAATTCCTGTTAATTATGTGTGTGAGGGTCGGACAACTGTCACCCAGATGCTGCAGTCTCCAAAATTCTTGGATGTCACTGTAAATTGCAAATTGCCACTTTCAGAGGATACTAATTGCAGGAAATGTGTAAATGCTAGCATCACGTACCTTCGTCAGCTGGTAGGAGCAGAAGATAATACGACACTGAGTACTTGCCGTGATGCAACTTTCACTGCAATTGCAAGCCAAGTTGATGGTGTTTCAGTTGTTGAAATTGCAAGTTGTTTTTTTGGAGTTCAAGGGCTTAGCAATTTTCCAG TGCCATCCCCACCTTCGCGCACGCCTGAGGCTTCTCCAACTCCATTGGTTGCTGCGAGCCCAAACCCACTAGTGCTTGGCACACCCTTAACCAAAAACCACCATCACTACCGCCTGACATTGATTCCAGGCATTGGACTTGCAGTCACAGCAGCTGCTGTTATGATGCTAGTAGTCTTGGTATTTCTTATTCGCAGGAAAAGCAGAGAGCTGGATGGTTCTGAAAAATTAGATAAGACATCTTCAAAAGCTTTTCCTCCTTCTTGGCCAGCGCGAAAATTTCAGGAAG GCCCTTCATCCATGTTCCGAAAATTCAGCTATAAGGAGATAAAGAAGGCAACAGGCAGTTTTAACACCATCATTGGGCGTGGAGGATTCGGAACAGTGTACAAAGCTCAATTTAGTGATGGCTTAGTGGCAGCAGTAAAACGTATGAACAAAGTTTCAGAGCAGGGAGATGATGACTTCTGCAGAGAGATTGAGCTTCTTGCTAGACTGCATCATCGCCACCTTGTCGCTCTAAGGGGTTTTTGCATTGCAAAACATGAGAG GTTTCTCTTGTATGAGTATATGGCAAATGGAAGCTTAAAGGATCATCTTCATG CTCCAGGTAGAACTCCTCTCAGTTGGCGGACTAGAATGCAGATTGCAATAGACGTGGCTAATGCACTG GAGTACCTCCATTTCTACTGTGATCCTCCTCTGTGCCACAGAGATATTAAGTCCAGCAACATTTTACTGGATGAGAACTTCGTGGCTAAG GTTGCAGATTTTGGCCTTGCACATGCTTCAAAAGATGGTTCTATTTGCTTTGAACCAGTAAATACTGATATCCGGGGAACTCCAG GTTATATGGATCCTGAATATATTGTCAGTCAAGAACTCACCGAGAAAAGTGATGTTTACAGCTACGGCGTGCTACTGTTGGAGATAGTGACCGGAAGACGTGCAATACAAGACAACAAGAATCTGGTGGAATGGTCCCAAATATACACAACATCAGAATCACGTCTACCTGAGCTAGTGGACCCTTGTATCAGTGATTCATTTGACTTAGACCAGCTTCAAACATTAGTCTCAATCGTGAGATGGTGTACCCAGAGAGAAGGCCGAGCTAGGCCTTCAATTAAACAGGTTCTTAGGCTTCTGTATGAGAGTTCAGACCCAATGCAAAGTGGTCTTTTAGAAGCAATTGAAGATGAAGAGTATGAAGGAAATGAAGGGAGAGGAAGGACAAGTAAGGGGAAAATACATAGGGCTGATGCAATTTTTCACAGTGGAGATGGAAGATATCTTGCTTCTTCCTCGAGTACATCTAGGTCATATTGTAGTAGGAGCTTTTTACTTGAAACTGGTTCTCCTCAATCTCCTCACAATATACTATCTATTTGA
- the LOC126707291 gene encoding uncharacterized mitochondrial protein AtMg00810-like gives MSKMHSLMGIYMKKFICNLLLVSLLTQTSGIQELKDFLSQQFEMKDLGHLSYFLGLEITHSTDGLYLTQAKYASELLSRAGLTDSKTVDTPVELNAHLTPSGGKPLSNPSLYRRLVGSLVYLTVTRPDISYAVHQVSQYLSAPRSTHYAAVLRILRYLKGTLFHGLFYSAQSPLVLRAFSDADWAGDPTDRRSTTGYCFLLGSSLISWRSKKQTFVACSSTEAEYRALADTTSELLWLRWLLKDLGVSTSSATPLYCDNQSAIHIAHNDVFHERTKHIEIDCHFIRYHLVHGALKLFSVSSKDQLADIFTKSLPKGRTRDLVDNLKLVSHPP, from the exons atgtcaaaaatgcattccttaatggggatttacatgaagaagtttatatgcaacctcctcctggtctctctgttgactcaaacaag tggcattcaagaactcaaggattttctcagtcagcaatttgagatgaaagatcttggacatctcagctacttcttgggtcttgaaatcactcattctactgatggactttatcttactcaagctaagtatgcttctgaactcttgtctcgagctggactcactgatagcaagactgttgacactccagttgagcttaatgcgcatctgactccctcaggggggaaaccattgtctaatccctctctttacagacgattggttggcagcctagtttatctcacagttactcgtccagacatctcctatgctgttcatcaggtgagccagtatctgtctgctccacgatcaactcactatgctgctgttctgcgcattcttcgatacttgaagggcaccctctttcatggccttttctactcagctcagtctcctcttgtactccgtgcattctctgatgctgattgggcaggagatcctactgatcgcaggtctactacaggttactgttttctccttggttcttctttgatttcttggcgaagtaagaaacaaacttttgtggcctgctccagtactgaagcagaatatcgtgctcttgctgataccacatctgagctcctttggctacgatggctccttaaggatttgggtgtgtccacctcctctgctactcccctttattgtgacaaccagagtgccattcatattgctcataatgatgtctttcatgaacggactaaacacatcgagattgattgtcattttatccgttatcatcttgtccatggtgctcttaagcttttctccgtctcttccaaagatcaacttgcagatatcttcaccaagtcacttcctaagggacgcactcgtgatttggttgacaacctcaagttggtctcacatccaccttga